The DNA sequence CTCCCCGGtcgtaactttttatttttttatttattttgacttgaTACTCGGAACGTCGTGAACTTTATGTTTTTGTTGAAGTTAATAACGCATTACTTCTTAAAAGagagaagaaaacaaaatacataccATAATCTATAGTAGGAGAAGAGTAGATGATAGATTGTTGATGGCCAAACCTATGCACTGGAAAGCTTCCTTCACAATGGGATGATGATGAAGACGAATCTGAAGTCCTATTTACACCATGACCAATGGAACAAGTTTGCACATGTGCTATGGGTATGATTTGTGCATGGGTGTGGAGATTGCAGCAATCTCTGTGATGACCCATAGTGCAAGGACTGTCCGACGTTAGGCAATACGAATTATTCATAACAGTCCCGCtggaatagtttattttgtttttgcattCTTCATCAGTCACAACCGTCTTTTTAGTCTTTGAAATATTCGTCGTCATTCCCACGTGACTAACGGGTACGACGCTAGAATTAGTTCCATGAGTATTTACTGTTGTGACGGATTGATATGTACACGTTTTCTGCATCCGAATTGTCTCTTTAACTTTTACTTCGGATTTGGTCTGTTCGATTTTCTTCAGCTTTTTACTATTGCTCCCTTGTTTTTCTTTGGGCGTTTTCTTAGTCGTCTTAAGAATGCCCTTGTTTTGAACCTTAACTGTTTTCTTATCCGTTTTCTTATCCGTGTCCTTGTTTTTAGAAGTTTTGGATTTCGTTTTATcacttttagtattatttttttcttgaatggatGAATTGGGTTTGAATTTAACACTTTTGATGGATTCTGAATTATCAGATAAGCACTTGAGGGAAGAtttaggttttttcttttttacacattCTTCTTCGGATTTAAAGTTAgagtttttcagtttttctctctCTAAAATCGAAGACTGCTCAACGGAGTGGGAAACGATGACTTCTTGCTTTTCTTTAACATAATTAATCTGTTTATGAACAATGCTCCCTTCGAAGTCtttgctttctttctttaaatCGAACTGTATCCTCTTATGGCACTGAGTTAAGGACTTCTCAGATACAAAAGGCTGCGAACAGATGGTAACAACAGAACTTGTCTTAGGATGGTGTTCAATAGGCCTCCTGTCAGTGGTACAAATGACATGCATTTTTGCCATTGCGTCTAGACTAGCCATTCTTTGAGGATGAGATTTTACCGGTTctttgaacgaagcaaaaacatTGTTCACCTTTTCgactttaatgttttttatgaTATCTTTGGggatttcaatttctttcttgaTCACGGGCTTAGTTGTCTTAAAAGGCGAAACCTTTAAGGGCTTCAACCAACTATTGCCGTTGACCATTTCCTTTTTGGGGATAGCGGGAGGTTGTATGAGAGGGGAAGGAGGAGGTATAAATGTTGCACTTTTCAAGATGGAACCCGGCTTTTTGGTACCAAACGGCAAAGACTTTTTGCTGGTATTGAATGTTCCATTGCCGTTCATGCTATTTGATACAGTGTGCTCAATGGCGGTGGGTGATTCACCTTTTTGTATCCAAGGTTTACCTGAAAGAAGGGCAGGAGGAATTTTGCTGTTCCCGTTCATGCTGGCATTGTAATTTATGTCAAGTATCTTTGGTTTCTTTTGCGGAGGAATACTGAAATCTTTCTCAATTTTAATGACAGTTTGTGGTATTTTCCGTTTACGACCGACCGACTTAACATCGTTTTTGTTGTTCCCCTTaacttgattttttgtttttttcgaatTCGGCACTTTATCATCATTTCTCGGCCTTCCACGTTTTCTCTTTGGTACAGCCTCCTTTCCTTCTTTAGAGcttttggttttattttcagcatttttgaccGAATTATTCTTGCCTTTGTTCGATTTTGGGGCAGTAAGTTTTTGATCTTTCATTTTCTTcgctatcttttcttttttgatgccAACTTTCGTCTTAGGCATCAGAGATATCTGACTAGGTTTTAATGGAACGTCTTTCATTTTTCAGGCGAAACTAAAAGCACATCTTCGGCCATAAATAGAAGATTTCTTCTCTCATGCCTGTAGACAAGCAATCCTGaaatagtaagaaaaacaattttttaattcgaaGTACTTACATGACACATTTTGCAACAATGTACATAACTTGTGCATGAAATCACGTAtatttatattaagaaaatagtaattttaatcataaaatctttaaaaggtAACCTAGTGGTCTTAAATAGGACTCGACTGATGAATCGGCCTgtccgatgcatcggcgccgatggttcaacaatttagccatcggcatcggcggccgatgctaagttgcagaaaacatcggcccatcggcctttaaaaacatcgaaaagccgatggaattggccgatgtttttgaaaaaaaaaggagctttgttgttttactttttaatacaaagtaaaggaagttattGTTTTCGTATAAAATGgcttacttaaatttcagtatgaatttctattttagtcacccctgaaagagtttaaaatactgcattcaggtacctaacaagttaattattgcgttgtttcttgcggctggatgtacgtatgtatctctcataagtcataactcaaaaatggtaagctgtagaaggctaaattttcgcatgtgggggtGTGCGTACTTTGCAGTTGTGCACTtatctttttgttttcgatcggatgttctaaaaagcctatttactcatttgttgtggctattaattacttacttcaatgcaaaactaatatagcgtctcagaatgacgatcatttggtgatatattgccgaattggagactatggaaacaaatatgtgatggcgaaaccggttttgcttcattttcttagattcccgttgaaccgacggtaatttttaatttttcgatatttgttatATGAATCatagtaatgcagtcttttctgtatcactTCGGcagagctacaagtttggggcccgtcgaaatacattttggggccctatttctctatcacagaagttgtaaaacatttatcatatacatttttgtaactcctagggtgcccctatggttatgggacctctcgcgcaatggcaacatttgctatattttaaatccgccactgcacgtcaaaacaaactcgggggcaagttttaaaagggtttttctgctcaatgtttatgattattttgaactctattttttacaactattttttgtattaccgagaacacttgcgtgcccctccttccattccctcaatttctgaaattaaactctagttgtacttcttagttgtttaaaactaacaccatgcataaaattagagattttttttcaagttttatctattgtttaggaagaatttagagcattaatgtaagaaattaattaaagacgttttgaatggtgacataattcagAAATCAAAGGGacctttgaattttttcttcgtaaaTGCTGAAGTATAGATTCAAAAACTCTTctgaggcgttggtggtagcggttctgtactaaaaaaatgaggccgaagtttaatgttgtgagttactccaaaatcagagcgTGACCCCTTTAACCCACCCTCATCGtctcaagcatttcttaaatatataagcgattatttattttggtcaaggaatgtcattttacgtatttcttatacttgtttcacctatatttcgtaatgcgccatcttttttgcatcattaatagcgttagatttttttttttctgttgtaactatttttatgtatttatataaaatcaatgtataagttattttcgttttcatcatatttttaataatatgttatagaaaagtttcaaggattttctattatgcaattttttaaatttcagaaaatattgttaaattgaaaaatttaattttaatttgtttttagtgcttcataagagattaaacaatcaaatccatcaatattacgtgtgcgaacatcagatcaagtagcatatgtattcagttattaacttgatgtaaatattatgtttgtttattgtagctgcgttttaagaacctcgctcttttcatggctatttcttttttccgaaaaatttatgtcactgttatagcttttatgaaaaatgcaaacttttatattcataaattttagataagtataaaaatattcttattatgatttaatactgtaaaaaaaaaaaaaaaaaaaaaaatcaattggttattacacagtttctttgtttttcttccttttttttctttttctttctttttggggggctcttgttctttctcttccatcatacagcagtcaaaaaaggagaagcataactacaccctctacagattgtacgtagtacgatccaaaagttcggggaacaagctgtataaaaccttactcagaatagttcacattaccgaagcacatccaccttcaaaaggtcaccttgagggactatgtacttctgccggTGTTCCtgtaacttttggaaacacttatggaagccatttttcgctaccttctgtgatgcagctttatcttctcctgacggtagaaaacggcgtccatgcaaatgttttttttttcccgggAACAAGTAAatgtcacacggagctaagtccgacgaaacgttatgttatttgtttgtcatatcagagtattgaccaatcgaaccgtgcatcctcaacatgaaagttgcattcttccccacgatgaaatttaagcagcagcgcaagaagcCTTACATTAGGtcgcgataaatgtcttccaggagtccttctaaaagctacacgaaagttggcagaagtgcatagtcgttcaaggtgactattttgtagatagatgtacttcagTAATGTGAACTTTtgagggtaaggttttatacaacttgtcctcgaacttttagatcatactacgcacgtatgagttttcaacttactatttcataacgtttttgagtaaCGCAAGTTTACGAGTATGAAGACATCacaatttgcgataattaactaaggaggcgtccaaaatggatatttcggtcatctatatgttcgtaggtacatatgcatgtacagatgtgccgaaaaaacttgtgaagtttaaattgggtgatcgtaaaacagaaattttggtcgagatctgattttttttgtgattaaaattccttattcgtagaaaggtaataaagtgaattgaatcaatggtcctttaaatccctgacaatattattaatatatttctgttagatttttttgagcaatcacgattgcttattgttctcatttgactgtccttgacattacgctgattttattccccccccgcctccctccgcagcactcccgccccccccccccccccccccgtcctctgcaggcgcagtTCTTCCGGTCCTTAGCAATGTCCCCcaaaatccgcttctcctggtcggtggcatccatgtcctacatacgctcatacacacacacacacacacacaggcctatgtgcatacacaagtctatgcacacacaagcctacacatgcacaagcggctacacacagagagacacacacacgcctacgtgtatTTAGAGATCCtgtatacggagagattggacaacggcgcgccgctgtccgccatgtttagtccaagtgttgttaGCTCGAAATGCTGTGCTGTGTGAATTTCTAGATTTCCCATGGAATATAGGACATAAAATCTTCGAAGAATAGACTGATTTTTCTTCTCCTTGTATTTTCATCAAACGGAGTAAGAGCCAAATTTGGCAATCCGGTGTCAATTgtttcgtatcgtcatagcgcttacaaagaaaatttttttctcaaaagtttgttcataaagatagaaaacaaacatatatttgtgatctgcacatttcatttcataatatcataactagcttctaattttttcgatacaatgtacagtgatatttggggcagatGATGCATTACGATCTACGGGAAGTGAGTattttggacataagatggccgccgccctgaagttgtccaatctcttcgtatttaggatctctacgTGTATTCACAGGTGTAcgcacaactatgcacacgtaaccgcccaggagaaaccacacgtaaccgcccaggagaaggggcaggtttggggggacaggagcagttttaagaaacaataactccaatgagtagggtcctgtcgcaactcgtgattgcgaaaaacgtaatttgaatttaaaatatcagaattcaaattaattttttttaacctttttttttggcatcggccatcggcgatcggccatttggaggaaaaaaatcggccatcggccatctttgaacaatcggccaacaatcggcatcggccaaaaaatgccatcggtcgagccctagtctTAAATTTTACTAGTTCAAGttcataaagcaaaaaaaaaattctttgaaaatactatttttttttcgtagagtTAAACAAAACCATCAGAACACTAGATAGATATTACAGTATGGTATGGGTAGCAATAGCGCAGACAGAATTTTCTCACGGAGGAGGGATTCTCGGCCCTAACAGTTCTTCAATATACAAATACTCGCGAATGAGGATTAGAAACACAGTTTTAAATTCGGCACAGCTTCAAAAAACGCAGCTTCATGGATTCAATGGGCCTATCCTAACCTCCTTCCCCAGCTGGCACCCCTGTAAGGATGAATCAGAGATCTTCTTCTCCTATTTCAACTCCTTTCTCTtatcgaaatttttatttttgtaaaacaatGAATGTAGTTCGAACACAtacaacattttcaaaattgcatttatttattttatatttttatttttgaaagtgaatttttttctcatgagtggTAAACacatgtttttgttttccatggAGGGTAATACTAAGTTCATTACTTTTGGTATAAATGTCAGTTGAAATAGGCAGTTTTAGACATCCAACGCTTGTCAAAAAGTTAAGTTAACAGCTCAAAATagggttctttaaaaaaaaggggggggggggctcgcacCTTTTTCGTACGATAAAAAAGTTGGCTAGCATTTTCCTTGAGACCACCCACCACCAGCTTATTTCTATTTGTAAAAGGATATTTATAAACATGCACATAATACTACACATGTTAACATATGCACATTCTAAGTTCTCTGATAAACAATGATCCAGAAGCCGAAATTTATCAAGTTAATGATTTTGACGACCTCATCAACAGCCGTCTTAAAataagaagacttttttttttgaggtggggCGGGGAGGGGGAGCAAAGGCTTACGTATGAATCCTTTTAATTTGCTTCTAAGAGAGttctagcattatttttaacaagCAGTACAACCCCTTTAATTAGCCCCCAACGGCCTGTACTTCACGACTACGGACGTCAATGCAGTTGTGCCATGGAATTTTATTGTCTTCGAAGAAAATTAAGGTGAAGTTTTGAACCGAAACGTAACGATTACAATTAAATTTGCGAGTTCAGTTACATGGGGGAAAACCCCAATGTTGATTAGACTTATAGTGTTGGCTGGCGgtctttttcttctctctctctctctcttttaaattttagaaaagctgttgttttttgaagatattttttatgaGACTAATTTAAATGCGAGTTTTAATAAAATGCGAGATTTGTCAAACCCGTGATTGATCTCCACGGAACCCTGGAGTTCAGCGGAATCCGaaaaacaatttaagaaacgctgctcccTGACCGCAGTTTCAGTTTGCTACTGTTCATGTTCCTGTTGACAACAGGCGATCATTGAATATCCACAAGTTTGAAGTATCTATGGCGAgggaaaaaaggaattatttccGTGTCAGCAATAATCAAAAACCTCCGATACGCAGTGAAATAAAATACAAGCGAAGAAAATGGCACGGCAgggcaaaataaaaaagaaacacccCGAGTTCCGTCTTTTCAGGCTCAAAAGCGACATGGTTGGCAGGGGGAAAAGTGCACTGCGAAACAAAATCGAAAAAGCGTCGCAAAAACTGTTaaggcaaaataaaaataatggcatcTTGGTGCATTTCATCTACGAAGATCAAAGAGAAGTTCGgtcaacaaagaaaaataaagtgcGTGCAAGAAGTATATGATTTACAAACGCATCGATGACGAAGAGCGCAGTGAAAAATAAAGAGATGTCTGATAATCGCTGATGATCTttgtcaggggtgcccccctgcgatagcattgaaattttaaggggggttgttttgaggggtatttttctcatttgggggctCTTGATTTTGAGGGGaggtctccgcgatattgagggggtgcaCACTTGCCGTTAGGGAGGGGGCACCTCTGACTTAGTGGTCATTATTTGTtgattttaagccttttttttaagtaaagaaaaaagatGGCTAATTGaagaaagtattttgaaattagaaaagatGACTATTGCTAAGTCCAAGTTAGTCTAAACCCAATTCgtaagacaaaaattaaaaaataaaggagcCCTATACTCTTCAAAACATATTCATGCGCAATTAGTACGAAATTAGTTCCTTGTACGATCCCCTGCATGTGCGtatgcaaaggggggggggatgcaataAAGGGCATCACcccttttcaaaatataaaatatttacaatcaaacaaagaaaaataaacatgtaAATTGATTAATTGACGGTTGTTTCAATTGTTAAACTTATTGATGAGTGCGGCTCTAGTAAACTGTCTGATATTGAAAGTTCGCATTTTATTtctataatagatttttttttaacacaaaaaaaaaaaaaatctgttctttctaatggttcAAGGAAAAGGAGATAAAAGgagacaaacttgagctacagtgcATTGAAAACAGGTCACTTTTTATACGaacgattttgaatttttaaccgacttcaaaaaggaggcggttatcagttcataccgtatgtatgttttttttttttttttttttttgtttgtccactcatagcgtttcacctagtgaaccgattttgatgattctttttttaatggataggggatggctcaacttaggtcccattactttgtttgaccatatttgttctttagaaaaaagttatgggcaaaaaacagtaaattttatgcaatttccctattaaatgattaaaatgacattgtagcgaagttcgcacttatcatccgtggataacggtggctcagtggtagaattctcgcctcccacacaagcgacccgggttcaaatctcgactaggacaaagtgaattttactaaaatttcgtttcaactGTTTCCcctattttctcgaatgttctattaatttctgtatctttccaagtctagaaagttccagcactttctcaagttgcatataaggagatgtaacgttcattcgtggttctgaagaaagatctcgagttgagactaacgagtattcgcttcatttggctttcacattgtcttcgttATCTTCATCTGcacgacaatatgaaactcattgttataaaagtttggtgccatataacagtaacattaatagtaattgtaatgattattttgaataaaggcttttctaaaacaatacagtgatatagagccgaacttcttactaggtaacttcttactttcactgaaatatctacatttacactaaaaagaatgaaataaaaaatttttgaaaagaaaatagaaccgacttcaaaattgctctaaaaagtgaaaaattattttattctttaaacaccatcgataatacttttaaacataatttttgaagttggcacaaaaacgatagataagatcattcacagccataactcaactacaactataagttTAACCAGGCCTAACTTCTTCACTATcatatacattatgcattgataacagcatatttgagtaacgatataaatgtttcgttcctaactttggatgattttctgaaaaaaaatatgaacgaagcatcgttactctggattttactttttgtttttgtgccaacttcaaaaattatgtttaaaagtattatcgatggtgtttaaagaataaaattatttttcactttttagagcaattttgaagtcggttctattttttttttcaaaaaattttttgatacaCACTTAAGAtgacaatatatttttaaaaaataaagcgcAAATATAAACGCTTTGAAACTGTAATCgaataaaaacaagcattttgacACTAGAGTTACGCAGCACGAGCTTTAGAATTATTTTCGTTCAAAATTTATGATAACTTAAAGTACAAGAAGAAATTTCGCCACTGCGTTTTTCCGCAAATGCGTGCTACGCAAATGTTTATGAACTTAAACTTCCAAAAAATACTAGATCGTACAAACAACCAAAACTTGTCAATATGATCTCCGAACCCCCGCCCCCTGTAAAACTTgtaaaatttatactactccgattccGAGTCGGGCCCTCCCAAAAGCCGGGCCCCTTATTTCCAAACAGGCTGACATAGCCTCTTTGGCCTTGTGTAAACATTTCTCCAATGTGAAAAGATagctataattattttttttacaatttggtGGGAGCTTACAACATCAATACATATTGAAATATAGAGGCGTAAATAGGGAGCAATAGTTAGGCTTTTCCTTTTCAAGAACAAGAGAACCAATTTCCTGTTACTTTTTTACTTAGCtgttactttttataaaaatgtcgGAGCTGAATCCACGATTTTTCCGAACAGGAACAAAAACTTAAAACTGCCGCCCTGATAAATCTTCCGTCAAGTTTATGTTTTTTTCTAGTTTCaacttaaaacacacacacacacacacagaaatagGGTGAACTTGCCATCCCCAAAACTTGTCGCCCGGGGCAGGagccccgctcccccccccccctagatccGTCACTGATGTAGCAACTCGTTAAATCGCAATCAATCGGATCGCGTTTACCCGGTTTTCCTCTGTAATccgaaaaattaatattaaacgaAAGTTCAGTACTAGGAATATGTAAATTATCGTTTCTTGCAAAAAAATctcaaagtaaatttttttttctttctacgaAATAAACAATATAAAAGATGTTTTATAATCATTTGAAATTACTGCTGTTTCAGCTTCTCACCAGAACCTTTGGCCTAACCTAAGTTATCAATAAGCATGCTAACATGAAAATATGGAAGTACTATTAGgaatcctccccctcccccccccccccctgaaagtaTTCGAGAAGCATcagagtttagagaaaaaaaatgcgttCTATGCACAGTTGGCAAAATcccggggtttttttaaaaagcccatggacccagggttttttaaaataaaaccaaaaaaaaaaaaaacgcaactaaagctgggtttttaaaaagaaatatgttttttttttcttttttctttttttacggaaaatgtggggtacttccagtggcggatccagccgattgttttgggaggggccatccgaaatttttgaacaaactccgaactccccagaaattttattaaataataactcaattttcggggtatcgggaCATTAgatgagggggtggatttaggaaactcccttgaaaatgtttcaaaatttaaatagccgagtaatttttgaaaattaggaaactaaaaacgcattttgtctatttttgatgatataccgagaaaggtcaggtttcaggTGCtgaccccaaaatactttttgaaaataaaacttagaaccaaagtattctgtcattatacattgagaagttagaagaggagggatgCTCTTcaagctcttcagctgtccatccTAAAAATGCACCCCTTTatgtaatgtttgcttacatttaaggaagagtgaaggtgcttagaatccttccttcctggaaatattttgcatttgaggctctaagaattcgatttttaaccatttttatacgtattttagaaagggatggaaaattcgtgagctcctccaaaaacctccttttaaagctatcatcacgatataaacaagggagggagggggtcttaTCAAAGTTTgtaattgaggtcctaaaaaatttcatttaagttgcttttaagcaagttaactgataagggctggataagcaagtttccgttgacatttttgccaaataaaagacttaaaatggaattttttgctacatatcaaggcatttgtgaaaggacaTGGGAAAAGggttctccccctagtttcgaaattaaagccataaaaacgaaa is a window from the Uloborus diversus isolate 005 chromosome 6, Udiv.v.3.1, whole genome shotgun sequence genome containing:
- the LOC129223961 gene encoding uncharacterized protein LOC129223961, translating into MKDVPLKPSQISLMPKTKVGIKKEKIAKKMKDQKLTAPKSNKGKNNSVKNAENKTKSSKEGKEAVPKRKRGRPRNDDKVPNSKKTKNQVKGNNKNDVKSVGRKRKIPQTVIKIEKDFSIPPQKKPKILDINYNASMNGNSKIPPALLSGKPWIQKGESPTAIEHTVSNSMNGNGTFNTSKKSLPFGTKKPGSILKSATFIPPPSPLIQPPAIPKKEMVNGNSWLKPLKVSPFKTTKPVIKKEIEIPKDIIKNIKVEKVNNVFASFKEPVKSHPQRMASLDAMAKMHVICTTDRRPIEHHPKTSSVVTICSQPFVSEKSLTQCHKRIQFDLKKESKDFEGSIVHKQINYVKEKQEVIVSHSVEQSSILEREKLKNSNFKSEEECVKKKKPKSSLKCLSDNSESIKSVKFKPNSSIQEKNNTKSDKTKSKTSKNKDTDKKTDKKTVKVQNKGILKTTKKTPKEKQGSNSKKLKKIEQTKSEVKVKETIRMQKTCTYQSVTTVNTHGTNSSVVPVSHVGMTTNISKTKKTVVTDEECKNKINYSSGTVMNNSYCLTSDSPCTMGHHRDCCNLHTHAQIIPIAHVQTCSIGHGVNRTSDSSSSSSHCEGSFPVHRFGHQQSIIYSSPTIDYGCCCSGSLMQNVHDTCLVRKKIVAYSHHFPHHNHLSNSTFGSDGLCTDYHPGNPTFDATKHHAPHFGLSPPPHSRVSCCSCSELHRDSNQHHPQSTGSCLQFLSSPKSSASLVPCEQSPLDLSLASAAASNSSADSDIPFQPGQCPSPLCCRDLLLLRTSAPHGCQTNQFPVRKACCKCDQSICGNAMRCSGKCVNRLDQPSKSANHVGLLTSVVSQGSVLPIVSASTVTTKNVPQITTDNLVTTKKEKIVSPKQSSKLAASKKRQFEHGWSWKGRPREKLICLTNDSAPCMRLCYPSVQHKEGDTISERDCVLLRSGPKDTDLPYVAKIATFWENPDDGEMMMSLLWYYRPEHTEQGRKPGQMEDEVFASRHKDANSVACIEDKCYVLTYNEYCRYRASLTMEEDTISKASMLVPELADGYPRKERLPSDAVASDIVFFCRHVYDFRTKRILKNPSSNT